From Saccharothrix espanaensis DSM 44229, the proteins below share one genomic window:
- a CDS encoding IS4 family transposase: MACAGQKKASVAVGEDVRLVDRVSLGVLAEVVSRDLIEEVLDETGKREQRTRLLPAHVMVRFCQAMCLFFDDDYEEVMRKLVGSLKSMGSWRGEWHVPSTSAVAQARQRLGSEPLRVLFERVAVPVAGPGARGAWLRSRRVMAVDGVMLDLQDTPENVAEFGKSGNGHKASGFPQALVVALAECGSHAIVDAVISGYRGDEKALSRTLLGSVGAGMLVTADRNFYSYSLWEDFLDTGVDLLWRIGSGVELPVLKWLSDGSYDSILLNPQVRAGRRRQVIADAAAGKTVGPEQGFRVRVVEYEVPDREGNGTGEVVCLATTIPEPSEATAAELAWCYHQRWEIESVFDEIKTHQRGGARILRSKSPDMVRQEIWAFLLTHYAIRSLMSRAADEADVDPDELSFIRALRVVRRQVTAQADFSP; the protein is encoded by the coding sequence ATGGCGTGTGCTGGGCAGAAGAAAGCGTCGGTTGCGGTCGGCGAGGATGTCCGGCTTGTCGACCGGGTTTCGCTCGGTGTTCTGGCCGAGGTGGTTTCGCGGGACTTGATCGAGGAGGTCCTGGACGAGACCGGGAAACGCGAGCAGCGGACGCGTCTGCTTCCAGCGCATGTGATGGTGCGGTTCTGTCAAGCGATGTGCCTGTTCTTCGACGACGACTATGAAGAGGTCATGCGGAAACTCGTCGGCTCGTTGAAGTCGATGGGGTCGTGGCGCGGTGAATGGCATGTTCCGTCGACCTCGGCGGTGGCGCAGGCGCGGCAGCGTCTCGGGTCCGAGCCGTTGCGCGTGTTGTTCGAGCGGGTAGCGGTGCCGGTCGCCGGGCCGGGTGCCCGTGGGGCGTGGCTGAGGTCGCGGCGGGTCATGGCCGTGGACGGTGTCATGCTCGATCTCCAGGACACGCCGGAGAATGTCGCGGAGTTCGGCAAGAGCGGGAACGGCCACAAGGCGAGCGGGTTCCCGCAGGCGTTGGTGGTGGCGTTGGCGGAATGCGGGTCGCATGCGATCGTCGATGCCGTGATCAGTGGTTATCGCGGTGACGAGAAAGCCTTGTCCCGGACGTTGCTCGGCTCGGTCGGGGCCGGGATGCTGGTCACCGCCGATCGGAACTTCTACAGCTACTCGCTCTGGGAGGATTTCCTCGACACTGGCGTCGACCTGCTCTGGAGGATCGGCTCCGGGGTGGAGCTGCCCGTGTTGAAATGGCTTTCCGACGGCTCCTACGACTCGATCCTGCTGAACCCTCAGGTCCGCGCCGGACGACGCCGGCAGGTGATCGCCGACGCCGCTGCAGGGAAGACCGTCGGCCCCGAGCAGGGATTCCGGGTCCGGGTTGTGGAATACGAAGTACCCGACCGGGAGGGCAACGGTACCGGCGAAGTGGTCTGCTTGGCCACCACTATTCCGGAACCATCGGAGGCCACTGCCGCCGAACTGGCCTGGTGCTATCACCAGCGGTGGGAGATCGAGTCCGTTTTCGACGAGATCAAGACGCATCAACGCGGTGGCGCCCGGATACTGCGGTCGAAATCGCCGGACATGGTCCGTCAGGAGATCTGGGCTTTCCTGCTCACTCATTACGCCATCCGCAGTCTGATGAGCCGGGCTGCCGATGAGGCCGATGTCGACCCCGACGAACTGTCCTTCATCCGCGCTCTTCGCGTCGTCCGCCGCCAGGTCACCGCTCAGGCGGATTTTTCCCCCTGA
- a CDS encoding alpha/beta hydrolase family protein, whose amino-acid sequence MRKRTLVLAVGLAVATTLVAAPAQAAGAKIRLPSLSGRYQVGTTDLHLVGSQQDPWRPEDKRELMVSVTYPAQRGGERAAWMSPAYAQRFGSAIPDLPAGAVDWAATRRHARVSPAVDRTRGGWPVVLFSHGFGSAKELTATLTDDLASHGYVVVSIAHTHEASMVEFPAGRFVTGSVGTDPASFKTALDVRVSDARFVLDELERVDRGGNPDAERDPLPRGLAGALDLSKVGMYGHSYGGFASGETMYHDRRIDAGLNLDGGMGVGGTGTPGEVTKHGLDRPFMLVGADLVDPSTGREVEHSHTETSFDPTWNQFWSNQRGWKRDLHFTGSAHSSFTDFQAVVPQLSRWYSPEKRAAAVGTIDAERSLRAQHDYFSAFFDLHLKGRDRRLFGGNSPCHPDTRFIV is encoded by the coding sequence ATGCGCAAGCGCACACTGGTGCTGGCCGTAGGGCTCGCCGTGGCCACGACGCTGGTGGCCGCCCCGGCCCAAGCCGCCGGAGCGAAGATCAGGCTGCCGTCGTTGAGCGGCAGATATCAAGTCGGAACGACCGACCTGCACCTCGTGGGCTCCCAGCAGGATCCGTGGCGGCCGGAGGACAAGCGTGAGTTGATGGTCAGCGTGACCTACCCGGCTCAGCGCGGCGGGGAGCGTGCCGCGTGGATGTCACCGGCGTACGCGCAGCGGTTCGGGAGTGCGATCCCCGACCTGCCGGCGGGCGCGGTCGACTGGGCGGCGACGCGACGTCACGCGCGCGTTTCGCCGGCGGTGGACCGGACGCGGGGCGGGTGGCCGGTCGTGCTGTTCTCGCACGGTTTCGGCAGTGCGAAGGAACTGACGGCGACGCTGACCGACGACCTGGCCAGCCACGGCTACGTCGTCGTGTCGATCGCCCACACGCACGAGGCGTCGATGGTCGAGTTCCCCGCCGGACGGTTCGTCACGGGGAGCGTGGGGACGGATCCGGCGTCGTTCAAGACCGCGCTGGACGTGCGGGTTTCGGACGCGCGGTTCGTGCTGGACGAGTTGGAGCGGGTGGACCGGGGTGGGAACCCGGACGCCGAACGTGACCCGTTGCCGCGTGGCTTGGCGGGGGCCCTCGACCTGTCGAAGGTCGGGATGTACGGGCACTCGTACGGAGGCTTCGCGTCGGGCGAGACGATGTACCACGACCGCCGGATCGACGCGGGGCTCAACCTCGACGGCGGGATGGGCGTGGGCGGGACCGGAACGCCCGGCGAGGTCACGAAGCACGGGCTGGACCGCCCGTTCATGCTGGTGGGAGCGGATCTCGTAGACCCGTCCACGGGGCGCGAGGTCGAGCACAGCCACACGGAGACGTCGTTCGACCCGACGTGGAACCAGTTCTGGTCCAACCAGCGGGGCTGGAAGCGGGACCTGCACTTCACCGGCTCGGCGCACAGCAGCTTCACCGATTTCCAGGCCGTGGTGCCGCAGTTGAGCCGGTGGTACTCGCCGGAGAAGCGGGCGGCAGCAGTGGGGACGATCGACGCGGAACGATCGTTGCGCGCTCAGCACGACTACTTCTCGGCGTTCTTCGACCTGCACCTGAAGGGGCGGGATCGGCGACTGTTCGGCGGGAACTCGCCGTGCCACCCGGATACGCGGTTCATCGTGTGA
- a CDS encoding DUF4262 domain-containing protein, protein MADVSSPALNPQEANLRDWLFDQAERHGHAVVTVPADAEGAQYAFSVGAWRRFGVAEAVVIGLPPEMAEVLIRMYVTRASQGERFVPGKLYHDFFEGVPITFERVFKGFYPEFFGSAFLLYGKGDFAAVQLIIPTTDGHWPWNPNAPEGFADWQLVLTESGHPESWTPGHNGP, encoded by the coding sequence ATGGCGGACGTGTCGAGTCCCGCGTTGAACCCACAGGAAGCGAACCTCCGAGACTGGCTGTTCGACCAAGCCGAACGCCACGGCCACGCCGTGGTGACCGTCCCGGCGGACGCCGAAGGCGCGCAGTACGCGTTCTCCGTGGGGGCCTGGCGCAGGTTCGGCGTGGCCGAAGCGGTGGTGATCGGCCTGCCGCCGGAGATGGCCGAGGTGCTGATCCGGATGTACGTCACCCGCGCCAGCCAGGGGGAGCGCTTCGTCCCCGGGAAGCTCTACCACGACTTCTTCGAGGGCGTCCCGATCACGTTCGAACGCGTCTTCAAGGGCTTCTACCCGGAGTTCTTCGGCAGCGCCTTCCTGCTCTACGGCAAGGGCGACTTCGCCGCCGTCCAGCTGATCATCCCGACCACCGACGGCCACTGGCCGTGGAACCCGAACGCCCCCGAGGGCTTCGCCGACTGGCAGCTGGTGCTCACCGAGAGCGGCCACCCCGAGAGCTGGACGCCGGGCCACAACGGCCCCTGA
- a CDS encoding TIGR03086 family metal-binding protein encodes MTEFDSRVRQVRPDQWGSSTPCKEWSVHDLVNHLVYEQLWAPELLAGCTVEQVGDRFDGDQLGDDPVRSWVLAAAAAREAWISPKALIRPVHLSGGRSTSVEYGWQMTLDLGVHAWDLARAIGADERLDPDLARTLLEYAREHLAEFAGSGIFGPSVPVPDDASDQDRLVALLGRTP; translated from the coding sequence ATGACGGAGTTCGACTCCCGGGTGCGCCAAGTGCGCCCTGACCAGTGGGGATCGAGCACACCCTGCAAGGAGTGGTCGGTCCACGACCTGGTCAACCACCTGGTCTACGAACAGCTGTGGGCCCCCGAGCTGCTCGCCGGCTGCACGGTCGAACAGGTGGGCGACCGGTTCGACGGAGACCAACTGGGCGACGACCCGGTCCGCTCGTGGGTGCTGGCCGCGGCGGCGGCGCGGGAAGCGTGGATCTCGCCCAAGGCCCTGATCCGGCCGGTGCACCTGAGCGGCGGCCGGTCGACGTCGGTCGAGTACGGCTGGCAGATGACCCTGGACCTGGGCGTGCACGCGTGGGACCTCGCACGGGCGATCGGGGCCGACGAACGGCTCGATCCGGACCTGGCGAGGACGTTGCTGGAGTACGCGCGGGAACACCTGGCGGAGTTCGCGGGCAGCGGGATCTTCGGACCCTCGGTACCGGTGCCGGACGACGCGTCGGACCAGGATCGACTGGTCGCGCTGCTGGGTCGGACGCCGTGA
- a CDS encoding peptide MFS transporter, with protein MSATSAVSAPQKGFFGHPRGLSTLFFAELWERFSYYGMKAILAYYLYRSTAEGALGLDKSFALSLVAIYGSAVYMSGVAGGWLADRVFGGQRSVFYGGVLIMLGHIALALPIGVTGVYLGLILIVLGTGLLKPNISTVVGGLYAADDPRRDAGFTIFYMGINLGGFIAPLVCGTLGEKVDWHLGFGAAAVGMALGLVAYRFGRRNLGDSAAVPPNPLPVEDRARVLTRIAAISLGLVAVVVVLVLTGVLSGQGVIYLISAVSVVLPIGYFVVMMRSPKTTPVERSRLTAYIPLFIAAAMFWLLFEQSATVIAAFADTRLDRTFLGLEFPPSFIQSINPVMIILFAPLFALLWVKLGNRQPSTPRKFAVSLGLVGVSYVLMMIASSGDPAVRANFLWIIVMYAVMTCGELLLSPVGLSATTKLAPRAFASQTMGLWFLASAAGQGVGAIVVQFYSDENAQAYFGVLGGVAIALGVLLALGTNSIRKLMHGVN; from the coding sequence TTGAGCGCCACGAGCGCGGTTTCCGCTCCCCAGAAGGGCTTCTTCGGACATCCCCGAGGGCTGTCCACGCTCTTCTTCGCCGAACTGTGGGAGCGCTTCTCCTACTACGGCATGAAGGCGATCCTCGCCTACTACCTGTACCGCTCCACGGCGGAAGGCGCTCTGGGCCTGGACAAGAGCTTCGCGCTCTCCCTGGTCGCCATCTACGGCTCGGCGGTCTACATGTCCGGTGTCGCCGGCGGCTGGCTGGCCGACCGGGTCTTCGGCGGGCAGCGGTCGGTCTTCTACGGCGGCGTGCTGATCATGCTCGGCCACATCGCGCTCGCGCTGCCGATCGGCGTGACCGGCGTCTACCTGGGCCTGATCCTGATCGTGCTGGGCACCGGCCTGCTCAAGCCGAACATCTCCACGGTCGTCGGCGGCCTGTACGCGGCGGACGACCCGCGCCGCGACGCCGGCTTCACGATCTTCTACATGGGCATCAACCTCGGTGGCTTCATCGCGCCGCTGGTGTGCGGCACGCTCGGTGAGAAGGTGGACTGGCACCTGGGGTTCGGCGCGGCGGCCGTCGGCATGGCGCTCGGCCTGGTCGCCTACCGGTTCGGCCGGCGCAACCTGGGCGACTCGGCGGCGGTGCCGCCCAACCCGCTGCCGGTCGAGGACCGCGCCCGCGTGCTGACCCGCATCGCCGCGATCTCGCTCGGCCTGGTCGCCGTCGTCGTCGTGCTCGTGCTGACCGGCGTGCTCTCCGGCCAGGGCGTGATCTACCTGATCAGCGCGGTGTCCGTGGTGCTGCCCATCGGCTACTTCGTGGTGATGATGCGCAGCCCGAAGACCACCCCGGTGGAGCGCTCGCGGCTGACCGCCTACATCCCGCTGTTCATCGCGGCGGCCATGTTCTGGCTGCTGTTCGAGCAGAGCGCGACGGTGATCGCGGCGTTCGCGGACACCCGGCTGGACCGCACGTTCCTCGGCCTGGAGTTCCCGCCGTCGTTCATCCAGTCCATCAACCCGGTGATGATCATCCTGTTCGCGCCGCTGTTCGCGCTGCTCTGGGTGAAGCTGGGCAACCGCCAGCCGTCGACGCCGCGCAAGTTCGCGGTCTCGCTGGGGCTGGTCGGCGTGTCCTACGTGCTGATGATGATCGCCAGCTCGGGTGACCCGGCGGTGCGCGCGAACTTCCTCTGGATCATCGTCATGTACGCGGTGATGACCTGCGGCGAACTGCTGCTCTCCCCGGTGGGCCTGTCGGCGACCACGAAGCTCGCGCCGCGCGCGTTCGCCTCGCAGACCATGGGCCTGTGGTTCCTGGCGTCCGCCGCCGGCCAGGGTGTCGGCGCGATCGTCGTCCAGTTCTACAGCGACGAGAACGCCCAGGCGTACTTCGGTGTGCTCGGCGGCGTGGCCATCGCGCTCGGCGTGCTGCTCGCGTTGGGCACCAACAGCATCCGGAAGCTGATGCACGGGGTGAACTGA
- a CDS encoding cytochrome P450, producing the protein MPSVLKNATLLLLSRTIVRGHALLGDPAARLLGMSPTRDPYPDYESVRERGPVVKSKMGLYLTASHELCDSLLRDPGFGQLAAGELSPIDSVAHIGPRRLVNPVEDSFLMLNPPDHTRLRRLVSPWFTPRGLRDQVATVERVVEEYLDEVAGRPTFDLVGDFAARVPIQVIADLLGVPDADHAAFARWGSALVNALDGVRDLKELRALHNGLREFEEFLDGLIDHRRRHPGDDVVSRLVANEDLRREDLIATTELLLVAGFETTVNLIGNAVLAVLAHPEVRERLLDDPGCAEAVVEETLRLDPPVQYTVRTPFETTEVAGTSVPRGTPIMLLLAGANRDPAVFADPHRFRPGRPDGREHLAFSAGIHYCLGANLARMEGAAALRGLFRRFPDLRAAGRVRRRPSRVIRGPERFPVSTGAAENRPMVEIIS; encoded by the coding sequence ATGCCGTCCGTGTTGAAGAACGCAACGCTGCTGTTGCTGAGTCGCACCATCGTCCGCGGGCACGCCCTGCTCGGCGACCCGGCGGCGCGGTTGCTCGGGATGAGCCCCACCCGGGATCCCTACCCCGACTACGAATCCGTCCGGGAACGCGGCCCGGTGGTGAAGAGCAAAATGGGGCTCTACCTCACCGCGTCGCACGAGCTGTGCGACTCGCTGTTGCGCGACCCCGGCTTCGGTCAGCTCGCTGCGGGCGAGTTGTCGCCGATCGACTCCGTCGCCCACATCGGGCCGCGCCGGCTGGTGAACCCGGTCGAGGACTCGTTCCTGATGCTCAACCCGCCGGACCACACCCGGTTGCGGCGGCTGGTGTCGCCGTGGTTCACGCCGCGCGGGTTGCGCGACCAGGTGGCGACCGTGGAGCGGGTGGTCGAGGAGTACTTGGACGAGGTGGCCGGGCGGCCGACGTTCGACCTGGTCGGCGACTTCGCCGCGCGGGTCCCGATCCAGGTGATCGCGGACCTGCTCGGCGTGCCGGACGCGGACCACGCGGCGTTCGCCCGCTGGGGCAGCGCGCTGGTCAACGCGCTCGACGGGGTGCGGGACCTCAAGGAGCTGCGGGCGCTGCACAACGGCCTGCGCGAGTTCGAGGAGTTCCTGGACGGCCTGATCGACCACCGCCGACGGCACCCCGGCGACGACGTGGTGAGCCGGCTGGTCGCGAACGAGGACCTGCGCCGCGAAGACCTGATCGCGACCACGGAGCTGTTGCTGGTGGCGGGGTTCGAGACGACGGTGAACCTGATCGGCAACGCCGTGCTGGCCGTGCTCGCCCACCCCGAGGTGCGGGAACGCCTGCTGGACGACCCCGGCTGCGCGGAGGCCGTCGTGGAGGAGACGCTGCGGCTGGACCCGCCCGTGCAGTACACGGTCCGCACGCCGTTCGAGACGACGGAGGTGGCGGGCACGTCGGTGCCCCGGGGCACGCCGATCATGCTGCTGCTGGCCGGGGCGAACCGCGACCCGGCGGTGTTCGCCGACCCGCACCGGTTCCGGCCCGGACGGCCGGACGGGCGCGAGCACCTCGCGTTCTCGGCGGGCATCCACTACTGCCTGGGCGCGAACCTGGCCCGGATGGAAGGGGCGGCGGCACTGCGCGGGTTGTTCCGCCGGTTCCCGGACCTGCGCGCGGCAGGCCGGGTCCGGCGTCGCCCGTCGCGGGTGATCCGGGGTCCGGAGCGGTTCCCGGTCAGCACCGGGGCGGCGGAAAACCGCCCGATGGTGGAAATCATCAGCTGA
- a CDS encoding cytochrome P450 family protein, whose product MTVPEIDLTDPAVLFDPFTAYGEAREAGPLARMTIPGLGTPWVVTRHEDAKAVLNDPRFELNSQSFLRPPGIPEHCLRYLRTMSEFDGPEHTRLRRLAAPAFTARRAEEFRPRVRRIVDALLDALPAGEVDLLAEFARPLPMEVICELVGIPEVDRPQWREWGAAVAGGFGPAFIEVIPKVVAGARAAVARCTAEPGDDLISTLLRTPERLTETELVTLVWHLVLAGQTPTNLIANAVEVLLAHPAQLAALRADPSLMSRAVEELTRLTGPQLLATPRYAKQDVAFGDVVIREGEPVITALVSANRDPRAFTDPERLDLARTEGGHLSYSFGPHFCLGAAFARAQTEEALSALLSRFPELALAGPLERSPDPGTWRLASLPVRL is encoded by the coding sequence ATGACTGTTCCCGAGATCGACCTCACCGATCCCGCCGTCCTGTTCGACCCGTTCACGGCCTACGGCGAAGCCCGCGAGGCGGGTCCGCTCGCCCGGATGACCATCCCCGGCCTGGGCACGCCCTGGGTCGTCACCCGCCACGAGGACGCGAAGGCGGTGCTGAACGACCCGCGGTTCGAGCTCAACTCGCAGTCGTTCCTGCGCCCGCCCGGGATCCCCGAGCACTGCCTGCGCTACCTGCGCACCATGTCCGAGTTCGACGGCCCGGAGCACACCCGGCTGCGCCGCCTCGCCGCGCCCGCGTTCACCGCCCGGCGCGCCGAGGAGTTCCGGCCGCGGGTGCGGCGAATCGTGGACGCCCTGCTCGACGCGCTGCCGGCCGGCGAGGTCGACCTGCTGGCCGAGTTCGCCCGGCCGCTGCCGATGGAGGTGATCTGCGAACTGGTCGGCATCCCGGAGGTCGACCGTCCACAGTGGAGGGAGTGGGGCGCGGCCGTGGCGGGCGGGTTCGGGCCGGCGTTCATCGAGGTAATCCCGAAGGTCGTCGCGGGCGCACGGGCCGCCGTGGCGCGCTGCACCGCCGAACCCGGCGACGACCTGATCTCCACCTTGCTGCGCACGCCCGAGCGGCTGACCGAGACCGAACTGGTGACGCTGGTGTGGCACCTGGTCCTGGCCGGCCAGACACCCACGAACCTGATCGCGAACGCCGTGGAGGTCCTGCTCGCCCACCCCGCGCAACTGGCCGCACTGCGCGCCGACCCGTCGCTCATGTCCCGCGCGGTGGAGGAGCTGACCCGGTTGACCGGCCCGCAACTGCTCGCCACGCCGCGGTACGCGAAGCAGGACGTGGCGTTCGGTGACGTCGTGATCCGAGAAGGCGAACCGGTGATCACGGCGCTGGTGTCGGCCAACCGCGACCCCCGCGCGTTCACCGACCCGGAACGACTGGACCTCGCACGGACCGAGGGCGGCCACTTGAGCTACTCGTTCGGGCCGCACTTCTGCCTGGGTGCGGCGTTCGCGCGGGCGCAGACCGAAGAGGCGCTGTCGGCGTTGCTCAGCCGGTTCCCGGAGCTGGCGCTCGCGGGACCGCTGGAGCGGTCGCCCGATCCCGGGACGTGGCGGTTGGCGTCGCTGCCGGTTCGGCTCTGA
- a CDS encoding TetR/AcrR family transcriptional regulator, with the protein MARVSRAETQERNRAKVLAAAREEFAERGFRDAKVDAIAERVGLTRGAVYSNFPGKRALYFAVLADAAEHAFPPGAVPYADPGPDGGAFAHRTSPSSHLPHNPPAPGLPAPGLPAMGRSSVGLAAGGPRAGVGLQAALGAFALAWVRPLADDRLGRDLTPELLAEDVRRPYAQLLKLDALLLSLALERLRPTAPGPGGAPARRVRQAGIVLGALHGANQVAATAPGFLQPYDVVVACERLAGLDLEDWWSTPPSGPPIRPVEEPWNPPPAIDLVRGEPLAHRDGVVAVLGLNRLAAVEEAVRRGEPTTVVLATSTPHELGPLARLVVAQVCGPLRQAFPVGTWPDLRVVCDESGEFAKSLGVPAVSDETETALRVRNGRLLLRADGFAACHAIAASA; encoded by the coding sequence ATGGCCCGCGTGAGCAGGGCGGAGACCCAGGAGCGCAACCGGGCGAAAGTGCTCGCGGCGGCTCGTGAGGAGTTCGCCGAGCGCGGGTTCCGGGACGCGAAGGTCGACGCGATCGCCGAACGGGTCGGCCTGACCAGGGGAGCGGTCTACTCGAACTTCCCGGGCAAGCGCGCGCTCTACTTCGCCGTGCTGGCCGACGCCGCCGAGCACGCCTTCCCACCCGGCGCCGTCCCCTACGCCGACCCCGGCCCCGACGGCGGCGCGTTCGCCCACCGCACTTCCCCCTCTTCCCACCTCCCGCACAACCCACCCGCACCCGGACTGCCCGCACCCGGACTACCCGCGATGGGACGGTCTTCGGTCGGGTTGGCGGCAGGCGGACCGAGGGCGGGGGTCGGGCTCCAAGCCGCGCTCGGCGCGTTCGCACTGGCCTGGGTGCGCCCCCTCGCCGACGACCGACTGGGCCGCGACCTCACGCCGGAACTGCTCGCCGAGGACGTCCGCCGCCCCTACGCGCAGCTGCTCAAGCTCGACGCGCTGTTGCTCAGCCTGGCCCTGGAACGCCTGCGTCCGACCGCACCCGGGCCGGGGGGCGCGCCCGCGCGCCGGGTCCGCCAAGCCGGGATCGTGCTCGGCGCGTTGCACGGTGCGAACCAGGTGGCCGCCACCGCGCCGGGCTTCCTCCAGCCCTATGACGTGGTCGTCGCGTGCGAACGCCTGGCCGGCCTCGACCTGGAGGACTGGTGGTCGACGCCGCCGTCCGGCCCGCCGATCCGCCCCGTCGAGGAGCCGTGGAACCCGCCGCCGGCCATCGACCTGGTGCGCGGCGAGCCGCTCGCGCACCGGGACGGCGTGGTCGCCGTGCTCGGGCTGAACCGGCTGGCGGCCGTCGAGGAGGCGGTGCGCCGCGGCGAGCCGACCACGGTCGTGCTGGCGACCAGCACCCCGCACGAACTCGGGCCGTTGGCCCGCCTGGTCGTGGCCCAGGTCTGCGGACCGCTCCGGCAGGCGTTCCCGGTCGGGACGTGGCCGGACCTGCGGGTGGTGTGCGACGAGTCGGGGGAGTTCGCGAAGTCCCTCGGCGTCCCGGCGGTCAGCGACGAGACCGAAACAGCGCTGCGCGTGCGCAACGGCCGACTCCTGCTGCGCGCCGACGGCTTCGCCGCCTGCCACGCCATCGCCGCCTCCGCGTAA